A single Pedobacter sp. PACM 27299 DNA region contains:
- a CDS encoding serine hydrolase domain-containing protein produces the protein MKIFLNTLFLFIISHYAFGQTQKVNDLVEIYAKQHQFNGTVLVQKNSKIVYHKSFGIAERAFNSPITNNTKYQVCSITKTFTAVLILQLVEHGKIDLNKKILDYLPDYKGEAGSKVTIHQLLNHTSGMKNTDTAKDENFLKYGLGFYHTPYSLQEIVARFCSNDLVTKPGTKFDYNNGEYMILGQILEVIYQLPYEQILNQQILIPLGMQNSGLLSHYKLIKNLATPYYKDKSLDHLIPNIPIYVEDFSAAGAMYSCTSDLIKFNNALFSFKLINKETLDQLLTPGLDDYGYSVWVRDHQKHKRMERYGRIAGANAVWFHYLNSELSIIILSNTNLTDLGDYALKIGKAIL, from the coding sequence ATGAAGATCTTTTTAAATACCCTGTTCCTTTTTATCATTAGTCACTACGCTTTCGGCCAAACACAAAAAGTTAACGATTTGGTGGAAATTTATGCCAAACAGCACCAATTTAACGGAACTGTATTGGTGCAGAAGAATTCAAAAATAGTCTACCACAAAAGCTTTGGCATAGCGGAGCGCGCCTTCAATTCTCCAATCACAAACAACACCAAATACCAGGTTTGCTCCATCACAAAAACATTTACAGCAGTGCTGATTCTTCAATTAGTAGAGCATGGGAAAATTGATTTGAATAAAAAGATACTGGATTATTTACCTGATTATAAAGGAGAAGCTGGTTCAAAAGTGACGATTCATCAGTTATTGAATCATACTTCTGGAATGAAAAATACGGATACCGCTAAAGATGAGAACTTTTTAAAGTATGGACTTGGCTTTTATCATACCCCCTATTCCTTACAGGAAATTGTTGCTCGTTTTTGTTCCAATGATTTGGTGACTAAACCAGGAACTAAATTCGATTACAACAACGGGGAATACATGATTTTAGGTCAGATTTTAGAGGTAATCTATCAATTACCCTACGAGCAAATCTTAAATCAGCAGATCCTTATTCCATTAGGAATGCAGAACTCAGGACTGCTTTCTCATTATAAATTGATAAAAAATCTCGCTACCCCTTACTATAAGGATAAAAGTCTGGACCATTTAATTCCCAACATCCCTATTTACGTAGAAGATTTCTCTGCTGCAGGCGCCATGTATTCTTGTACCTCCGACCTGATTAAGTTTAATAATGCCCTGTTTTCTTTTAAACTGATAAACAAAGAAACTTTGGATCAGCTTTTAACACCTGGATTAGATGATTATGGCTACAGTGTTTGGGTTCGGGATCATCAAAAACACAAACGAATGGAAAGGTATGGCAGGATCGCAGGTGCGAATGCGGTGTGGTTTCATTATTTAAACAGTGAACTGAGTATCATCATCCTGTCGAACACCAATCTGACAGATCTGGGAGACTATGCCTTAAAAATCGGGAAAGCAATTCTTTAA